The Saccharomonospora cyanea NA-134 genome includes a region encoding these proteins:
- the mraY gene encoding phospho-N-acetylmuramoyl-pentapeptide-transferase, with product MISILIAASVGLGVSILLTPYLIRFFSKQGFGQEIREEGPEGHKSKRGTPTMGGVAIIVAMVVGYFVAHLVDYWRGSSNDGPTASALLVLFLSVGLGIVGFLDDFIKIRKQRNLGLNKTAKLVGQLVVAVAFAILVLQFPDANGLTPASQNLSYARDIELIFLPIPIFILFCYLLVSAWSNAVNFTDGLDGLAGGAGAMVLATYVVISFWQARLSCVEAFQPACYNVRDPLDLAVVAAAATGACVGFLWWNAAPAKIFMGDTGSLALGGLVAGLSMTTRTELLAIVIGGLFVVEMISVVLQIAVFRTTRKRLFRMAPFHHHFELAGWAETTVIIRFWLLAATCCMFGLGLFYSEQLGLGGG from the coding sequence GTGATCAGCATCTTGATCGCGGCCTCCGTGGGACTGGGTGTCTCCATCCTGCTCACGCCGTATCTCATCCGGTTCTTCTCGAAGCAGGGCTTCGGGCAGGAGATCAGGGAGGAGGGCCCCGAGGGCCACAAGTCCAAGCGCGGCACGCCCACCATGGGTGGTGTCGCCATCATCGTGGCGATGGTGGTCGGCTACTTCGTCGCCCACCTCGTGGACTACTGGCGTGGGTCGAGCAACGACGGTCCCACCGCGTCGGCTCTGCTCGTGTTGTTCCTGTCCGTGGGTCTCGGCATCGTCGGCTTCCTCGACGACTTCATCAAGATCCGCAAGCAGCGCAACCTCGGGCTCAACAAGACCGCCAAGCTCGTCGGCCAGCTCGTGGTGGCGGTCGCCTTCGCGATCCTGGTGCTGCAGTTCCCCGACGCCAACGGGCTCACCCCGGCGTCCCAGAACCTGTCCTACGCCAGGGACATCGAGCTGATCTTCTTGCCGATCCCGATCTTCATCCTGTTCTGCTACCTGCTGGTGTCGGCGTGGTCGAACGCGGTGAACTTCACCGACGGCCTCGACGGCCTCGCGGGCGGGGCGGGTGCCATGGTGCTCGCCACCTACGTGGTGATCTCGTTCTGGCAGGCGCGGCTCAGCTGTGTCGAGGCGTTCCAGCCCGCGTGTTACAACGTGCGCGACCCGCTGGACCTCGCCGTGGTGGCGGCCGCGGCCACGGGCGCCTGTGTGGGCTTCCTCTGGTGGAACGCCGCGCCCGCGAAGATCTTCATGGGTGACACGGGTTCGCTCGCTCTCGGCGGGCTGGTGGCCGGTCTGTCGATGACCACGCGCACCGAACTGCTGGCGATCGTCATCGGTGGTCTGTTCGTCGTCGAGATGATCTCGGTCGTGCTGCAGATCGCCGTGTTCCGCACCACCCGCAAGCGGCTGTTCCGCATGGCACCGTTCCATCACCACTTCGAGCTGGCAGGCTGGGCCGAGACGACCGTCATCATCCGGTTCTGGTTGCTGGCGGCGACGTGCTGCATGTTCGGGCTCGGGCTGTTCTACAGCGAGCAGCTCGGCCTCGGAGGAGGATGA